From a single Artemia franciscana chromosome 9, ASM3288406v1, whole genome shotgun sequence genomic region:
- the LOC136031578 gene encoding uncharacterized protein LOC136031578 isoform X2, which translates to MAIRGFKDYLNDQNGQDFISFKKLAYDVTCEFNKISKQIIEVESLLKSIGTGDALNAANLIEVIQSKEQEQLEKTIEMFLSQKDEKDEVFKESDYFGSKIVEYRAKLQGIRESITENTEEVRLILMDI; encoded by the coding sequence GGGTTTCAAGGACTACCTGAATGATCAAAATGGTCAAgattttatatcttttaaaaaattggcTTATGATGTCACATGTGAATTCAACAAAATCTCTAAGCAAATAATTGAAGTTGAATCATTGCTGAAATCAATTGGCACTGGTGATGCCTTAAATGCTGCCAATTTAATTGAAGTGATACAGAGTAAAGAACAAGAACAACTGGAGAAAACCATAGAGATGTTTCTCTCACAGAAGGATGAAAAAGATGAAGTATTTAAGGAGTCAGATTATTTTGGCTCAAAAATTGTTGAATACCGTGCAAAATTGCAAGGAATAAGAGAATCTATCACGGAGAACACAGAAGAAGTAAGACTGATTTTAATGGATATATGA